CACAAGATCCTTGCAGAGGCTTACGATTAAAAATTACACCAATGGACATTCCCAAGACGGCCACACCGATAACTAAAATTGCGAAGAAAATTTGCATGGTTAAATTTAATAAATTTTTTCGATTGAAAGTGCAAATCAAAAATTAGGATGGTTGTACTGAACCGTTTAATTTCAACGCTTATTGATTAACACATAACACCTAAATATACACTTCGAATGAAAATACTAATCTCCATATTATTGTTACCTGTCATGGCATTTGCTAGCGGCAGCAGTGGTACTCCCCATTTAGATGGGGCGAATTTATCCATATTATGGGTAATCCCATTTGCCGGAATTCTTTTGTCCATTGCTGGGTTTCCACTAGTGGCACCCCATTTTTGGCATCGAAATTTTGGAAAAATTTCTGCATTCTGGGCTTTATTATTAATTGTTCCATTTTTATTTAGTGCTGGTTTTTCAGTCACGCTTTATGAACTCCTCCACGTAGGGTTACTGGAATACATTCCATTCATCATATTACTTTTGGCATTATTCACTATTTCCGGTGGTGTTCAGCTAACGGGATCGTTGGTGGGGAAACCCATTGTAAATACTGGCGTAATACTTATCGGTACAATTTTGGCAAGTTGGATGGGAACCACCGGTGCAGCAATGCTATTGATTCGTCCTCTTATTCGTGCCAATAAGGATAGACAGAATAAAGTCCATGTAATTGTATTCTTTATTTTTCTCGTGGCAAATATTGGAGGGTCCCTGACGCCTCTTGGTGACCCGCCCCTGTTTCTGGGTTTCCTAAAAGGTGTGGATTTTTTCTGGACCACATCAGCCATGTTTGTACCCATGCTCTTTATGGCTGTTTGTTTATTAGCTATCTTTTTTGCTTTTGATACATTTCTATACAATCGGGAAGAATCCCATCCTGCTCCAGTATCTCCTGAGAAACTGGGTATTAAAGGATCATTAAACCTTTTATTATTGGTTGGCGTAATCGGTGGTGTTTTGTTGAGCGGTTTCTGGGATCCCCATATTTCTTTTGATGTTTACCACGTTCATATGGAATTACAAAATATTGTTAGAGATATCCTTTTACTCGGCTTAACTGTTGCTAGTTGGAAAATGACGAGCCAAACCATTCGAGAAGCTAATGAGTATACTTGGTTTCCCATTGTAGAAGTGGCCAAACTTTTTGCCGGAATATTTATTACAATCATTCCCGCCATCGCCATATTAAAAGCCGGTACAGATGGTGCTCTATCTGCGGTGATTAATTCTGTTTCAAATGAGGCAGGACCCATTAATTATATGTATTTCTGGGCCACTGGAATTTTGTCCAGCTTTTTGGATAATGCACCCACATATCTTGTGTTCTTCAATACTGCCGGAGGCGATCCTTCATTGCTCATGGGTGATTTGAGTCAAACTTTGTTGGCCATTTCAGCTGGTGCTGTTTTCATGGGAGCAAATACATATATAGGCAATGCGCCCAACTTTATGGTAAAATCTATTTCTGAATCATCGGGGATAGAAATGCCCTCCTTTTTCGGATACTTATTTAAATGGTCCATGCCCATTCTTATTCCATTGTTTCTTCTGGTTAGTTATATATTTTTCTGATTTATGCGGATTTCAAAAGTCACCACTAAAACGGGAGATAAGGGGGGTACAGGATTAGGTGATGGAAAACGCGTTTCCAAAGACCATCCACATATAGTATTTCAAGGAGATCTGGATGAATTGAATTCTTTTTTAGGCTTGACCGTTACAGCTTGTAACGAAAAGGAATTGGTAACTGAACTAAAATCCATCCAACAGGATATATTTAATATAGGCGGTGAAGCATCAATGCCCGGGACAGATATGGAATTATTTAGCAAAGACCGAATCAATATTTTAGAATCGTCTTTAGAAAAAATGAATAAATTTCTGCCACCATTAACAGAATTTATTTTGCCCGGCGGGGATGAGTTGTCCGCAAGGATTCATGTGGTTCGGGCGGTTTGCCGAAGGGTGGAACGATCCTGCGTAACATTAATGGAAACAGGAACGGATGTAAAATTCTGGCTGATTTACCTCAACCGCCTCAGTGATTACTTTTTTGTTTTGGCAAGATTTATATCTCAGAATCATGGGGAAGGTGAAACTCTTTGGGAACGAAATAATTAAATAATATTTAGTACTCTATCATTGCTTAAAATCTAAAAAATATACCTAAATTCGCGGTCTTAAAAACATCATGTTAGACTGGAAATCATTACATAAAACAATAGACGGTGTGGAAAGGATTTTACTCTCCACCCATGAAAACCCTGACGGGGATGGACTCGGTAGTGCCTGCGCCATGTATCATTACCTCAAAAGCCAGGGAAAAGATTGCCGTCTCATCCAAATTTCTGACCTCCCCTATGAATATGAATTTTTAAATGGAGGTGAGATTATTGAAACATACCGGTCTGACATTCATGATGATTGGATTTCTCAAGTAGATTTGGCCTTAATCTTTGATGTGGGCGATTACCGCCGTATGAGACAAATCGGTGATGAATTAGAATCCAACAAAATTCATGTTGTTAATATTGATCATCATCCCGATTTAAGCGATGGGCGTTTTGCCGAAAATTTTATCAATATTAAAGCGGCAGCCACCGGTGAAATGGTTTACGATTTTATGCAGGCTGGCAATGTGCCTCTAACGAATGAAATTGCGGTCGGCATATATACCGGCGTTATGACGGATACAGGCTCATTTTGCTATAGCAATACGAATCAAAAATGTCACAAGATTGCCATGGAATGTATCGCAGAAGGCGTGAATACATCGGCGATTTACCAGTCTGTATATGAGAGCAGTTCCAAAGGGCGAGTAGCTTTGCTAGGTCTTATACTGAATAAACTTCAATATAATGAAACAGGCGAATTGGCCTGGTTTACCATTGACCAAACTATGATGGATGAGGCTGGGGCCAACAAAAAAGATGTGGACGGCTTTACTGATTTTGTCCGCACTATCCGCGGTGTAGAGGTGGCGGTCATGATCTTTCAAAATTCCGAGAACACTTGCCGGATTAATCTTCGTTCCAAAGGAAAATATGTCATTAATGAAATTGCCAAAGCAATGGGCGGTGGTGGACATAAATTAGCTGCCGGCGCTGTAGCAGAGGGTTCTCTGGACGAAGTACTTCCAAAAGTATTAGCTGAAACTCGGGCTGTACTGGCGCAACAGAATGGGTATCATGAATGAAAATAATATTGGCTAAAGATGCGGGTTATTGTTTCGGCGTGAGGGATGCGGTCAATCTGGCATTCGATACAACGGAGAAATATGGCGATGTATATATGCTCGGTCACATCGTCCATAATGAGAATGTGGTCAAAGATTTAGATGATTCAGGTGCAAAAGTTGTGGATTCACTTGATGACGTACCTGAAGGCAAATCGATCCTTTTTCGCGCTCATGGTACTGCGGTAGATACGTGGGGAGAGGCCAATTCCAAAGATATGAATATCGTGGATGCCACTTGTCCGTTAGTGTTAGAGATCCATGAAGAAGTAAAAAAATTGGAAGCAGAAGGTCGTAAGATCATTATTGTGGGTGACCACGGGCATGATGAGGTTGTGGGTATTGCCAGCCAAGTTAAAGACCCTATAATTGTGGCCACACCAGAAGAAGCGGAAGCATTGCGGAAAACAAAACGAGCCGGTGTGGTTAGTCAATCCACCCAAACTATTGAAAATGTGCAAGAAATTATTAATATAATCATGACCAAGGTTTTTGACCTCCGGTTTGTGAATACGATTTGTTTCCCAACAAAGCGGAACCAAAGTCAGATTAAAGAATTAGCAAGGCAATGCGATGCCATGATTGTTATTGGATCATTCACAAGCGCCAATTCAAATCGTCTCACCGCTTTAGCTAAAGAAAGAAATGAAAGATCATACCAAGTTACTTGCGCAGAGGAGATTGATCCTAAATGGATAGAAGGTGTAGAAGCGGTTGGTGTATCCGCCGGCGCTAGTACACCGGATAATATTATTGACGAAGTTTTAACTAAAATTAAAGAAATTGGGAAAGTCCCAGAGGAGATTGTATATGGCTGATATAGGTTCATTCGAAGTAAAAGTCGGTTTAGCCGAAATGTTAAAAGGTGGTGTCATCATGGATGTGATGAACGCGGATCAGGCAAAAATAGCAGAAGATGCTGGCGCCGTTGCGGTGATGGCGTTAGAGCGAATCCCTGCATTGATCCGGAAGGAAGGCGGTATATCCCGTGCCAGTGATCCCCAGATGATTAAGGATATTCAAGCAACTGTATCAATCCCGGTAATGGCAAAAGTTCGTATTGGCCACTTTGTAGAAGCGCAGATACTGGAAGCGCTAGAAGTTGATTTTGTTGACGAAAGTGAAGTCCTCACACCTGCCGATGAACATAACCATATTTGGAAAAGTGATTTTAAAGTTCCCTTCGTTTGCGGTTGCCGAAACTTGGGTGAAGCACTGCGGCGGATCGGCGAAGGTGCGGCAATGATTCGGACCAAAGGTGAAGCAGGAAGCGGAAATATTGTTGAAGCAGTTCGCCATATGCGTCAGGTTCAAAGTGATATGAAGAAATTAACAGTTATGAATCAAGATGAACTTATGGCAGCAGCCAAAGATATGGGCGCACCATTTGAATTAGTCCAGCAAGTAGCTAAACTAGGTAAATTACCGGTTCCAAATTTTGCCGCCGGTGGCATTGCCACTCCCGCTGATGCATCTCTTATGATGCAGTTGGGAGCAGAGACAGTTTTTGTTGGTTCAGGTATTTTCATGAGTGATGATCCAGCGCCAAGAGCAAGAGCAATTGTGGATGCAGTGACTTACTACAAAGATCCCGCCAAACTTGTTGAAATTTCCACTGGTCTTCAAGCAGCCATGAAGGGTTTAGATATGGCTGAAATTCCTAAGGGAGAGCGTCTCCAGGAAAGAGGTTGGTAGGGAAGTGGGGCTTCCAATTTTAATATGATTGGTGTCCTAGCATTGCAGGGGGATTATGCAAAACATATTCAGATATTGAATATGCTCCAAATTCCTGCAAAAGAAATTCGCTATCCCAGTGAACTTGTTGAGATTAAAGGATTGGTCATTCCTGGCGGAGAATCATCAACTATGACCGATTTAATGAAGCGAATTGGTTTCCACGAACCATTGAGAAATTTCGCAAAAAAATATCCAATTTTGGGCACATGTGCCGGGTTGATTATGATGTCCTCAACGGCGCCTGATTCAAAGGTGGAACCTCTAAATGTCTTGGATGTTGAAGTGGATCGGAATGGATACGGGAGGCAAATCCATTCTTTTACAAAAGAATTACCAGTTCAATTAAACGGGACAGTCACTGAAGTTCCGGCTACTTTTATTCGTGCGCCGAAAATTACAAAAGTAAATAATGGTGTTGAAATTATTAGTGAATATAAAGGTAATCCTGTGGCAGTGAAACAAGGCCACCACCTTGGATTATCGTTTCATCCTGAATTGGATGGCATCACTATTTTTCACAATTATATTTTTAAAAAACAATTTCAAAAAACATATGCAGCTTAGTCTTCTGCCCAATATTAAATCTCCAGCGGATATTAAAAATTATTCCATGGATGAACTGCGACAATTGGCTGATGAAGTAAGGCACCATACAATAGAAGTGGTTAGTCAGGTGGGCGGTCATTTGGCCCCAACATTGGGTGTTGTTGAATTAACCGTAGCCCTTCACAAAGTATTTAATACACCGGATGATAAAATTGTTTGGGATGTGGGTCATCAAGGCTATGCCCATAAACTACTTACGGGACGATTTGATGCATTCCCAACCATACGCCAATATGGTGGCTTAAGTGGTTTTTTAAAGCGATCCGAAAGTGAATATGATGCATTTGGGGCAGGTCATGCATCCACATCTATTTCGGCTGCTACAGGCATTGCAGAAGCGCAAAAACGTACAGGAAAAAATTATCGTGTTGTTTCAGTTATTGGCGATGGTTCAATGACGGGCGGATTAGCTTTTGAAGCATTAAACAATGCGGGCCATTTGCGAACACCAATGCTAGTGGTTCTGAATGATAATGAAATGTCCATTAGTCCCAATGTAGGCGCTATCAATACTTATTTAACTAGAATTGTAACAAATCCACTTTATAACAGGATTCGGGATGAGATCTGGAAAATTTCTGGAAAATTACCTTTTGGAAAGCGCACAGCCCGAACCATGCTGCATCGAATAGAAGAAAGTTTAAAATCTTTACTAGTCCCGGGGATGCTATTTGAAGAATTGGGGTTTCGTTATATTGGTCCTGTAGATGGCCATAACTTGGATGAATTGGTACCAACCTTGGATCGAATCAAAGATTTAAAAACACCTGCCTTGTTGCATATCCTAACTAAAAAGGGTAAGGGTATGGTCTCTACTAATGGAGAGAATGGACAATACTACAGCGATGCGGTAAAATTCCATGCTGTGAAACCAAACGGGAAGGCAAAAGAAAAAATTTCTTCTCCAACGGATGTAGAACCCAGTGCGCCCATTTTTCAGAATGTATTCGGAGCGCTGGTTTGTGAAGTAGCTCGAAACAGGGATGATACAGTTTGTATAACAGCTGCCATGCGTGAGGGGACAGGCTTGGTACCCTTTGCGAAGGAATTTCCCGATCGCTATTATGATGTGGGTATTGCAGAAGGCCATGGTGTTACTTTTGCGGCAGGATTAGCTACTGAAGGTGTTCGTCCCATCGTCGCTATTTATTCAACATTTTTACAACGTGCTTTTGACCATATTGTCCACGATGTGGCCATTCAACATTTACCTGTTGTATTCTGTTTGGATCGCTCAGGTATAGCCGGTGAAGATGGCCCCACCCATCATGGCGCATTGGATATTTCTTACTTGAAATGCATACAGGGAATGGTTGTTGCGGCGCCAAAGAATGGAAATGAATTGCGCCATTTACTTTATACTGGACTCGATTACCAAGATGGCCCTTTTGCCATTCGATATCCTAAAGGATCCTCGAAAGAATTTGATACCAATGGTCAAGCTGAACTTTTGCCCATTGGCAGTTGGGAAGTTATGCGCCACGGAACTGATGTGGTGATCCTTGCAGTGGGTGCCCAAGTTTATGATGCCTTAGACGCGGCTGATAGGTTGAGCCAATCCGGAGTGAATTGTGAAATAGTAAACTGTCGCTTCATTAAACCAATGGACGAGGGATATTTAGAATCAATTATTGGCCGCTTCAATCAAGTGGTCACGGTAGAAGAAGGTGTAAAAACCGGCGGTTTTGGTGAAGGTGTATTGGCATGGCTATCCACCCATGACTTTGTAGGGAAAACTCGAATTATTAGCCTTCCAAATGAATTTGTTGAGCATGGTCCTCGTGATATTTTATTGAAGAATTGCGGTATTAGCCAAAATGGTATTGTTGATGCGGTTGATGTATCTCAATATCATGTTGAATTGGATAAATAGTCAATGAGCTCAATCGTATTGGTCCTTATAGGTCTTTCTTTTCTTTTCCTCGGATATAAATTTTACTCCAAATTTGTAGGTCAACGAATTTTTGGTATGAAAGATGAGAGTCATCCAATGCCTTCCAAAGAATTTGAAGATGGTGTGGATTTTGTCCCGACAAAAAAACATATACTTTTCGGACATCACTTTACATCCATTGCTGGGGCAGCGCCTATAATTGGTCCTTGTGTGGCAGCATATTGGGGATGGCTGCCGGCCTTAGTATGGATATTGGTAGGTACTGTATTTATGGGAGCCGTCCATGATTTTGGCGCACTAGTCACCAGTGCAAAAGAAAAAGGTCGCAGTATAGCTGATATTGCTTCTACGACGATCAGTAAAAGAGTTCGTCTCATGTTTCTAATCTTTATCATTCTATTGGTCTGGCTAGTTTTGGCTGTTTTTGCTATGGCAATTGCCGATTTATTCGTAGGAATTCCTGCATCAGTAATTCCCATCAATATTGAAATTATTATCGCTATCATTATGGGGTTTTTGATTTATAAAAAGAAAATGGATATCCTAATTCCATCCTTGGTTGCTTTAGCTTTATTATACTTTTTTATCTGGGTTGGTACAAAAGCGCCCATTGATTTCACTACAGCAATGCCGGTTCAAGATGCTAAGAATTTGTGGATCATCTTGTTATTTATTTATTCAGCTATTGCCAGTTTATTACCGGTATGGACCCTGCTTCAGCCTCGGGATTATATTAACAGCCACCAACTATTTGTGGGCTTGGGACTATTGTTTTTAGGAATTTTTGTAGCCCAGCCTATAGTTGATGCACCGGCCATTAGGTCTTTTTCTGAGCCTGGAGTGCCAGGGCTGTTCCCTCTTCTTTTCGTTACAGTTGCCTGTGGCGCAATTAGTGGATTTCATGGATTGGTGGCATCAGGAACATCTTCAAAACAGTTAGAAAAGTTATCTGATGCTCGAATGGTTGGCTATGGCGGAATGATCGGGGAGGGAACGTTAGCCTTGGCCTCAACCATCGCGGCGGTGGCGGGGATATCTTTGGTTACCCAATGTAATTTGCCCACTGTTGGTCCAGTTGCAGATTTGAATTGGGCAGTTTATTACGATTCATGGGAACATGCCAGTGGAAATAAAGCAACAGCATTTGTACTGGGCGGTGGCGCATTACTGCAATCATTAGGAATTTCATCTGAAATTGCAACTACCCTTATGGCCGTTTTGGTAATTTCATTTGCCGCCACAACTTTGGATACAGCCACAAGAATTCAACGATTTATCTTGAATGAATTCGGCGTTGCCACAAATATAAAACTATTGACGAATCGATATATTGCCACTGTTATTGCAATTGTGCCGGCAATTCTATTGGCCTTTTGGAATGTATCCGATCCTGGGACGGGTGCCACTCGTCAGGCCGGTTGGTTATTATGGCCAATCTTTGGGGCGAGTAACCAAATGCTAGCGGCACTCACACTTATGGTTCTGACCCTTTATTATTGGCAAAAGAAGAAGCCCATTCTGCCATTATTGATTCCAATGTTGCTCATCATGGCTCTCACTTTTACAGCTTTGGCTACGAATGCGATAAAATTTTATGGTACCAATAATATTCTTTTCGGATTAACCGTTATTCTCATAGGACTCATTATTTGGATGGCTTTTGAAGGTGTGAATAAGGTATTAGAAATTCGCCGAGCACCGTAAATTTCAAATTACAATTACAGCCAATACGGATATGTCTGATCAATTAGAATTATTTAATCAAGCCAAACAACAGTGGAAAGAGGAAGCGAAATCTTCTGCCACTAGAGATTATAGCTTTGAAACACTGAGCGGTGAATCATTGGAATCGCTATATTATCCTAAAAACCCTGGTAATGGATTTTTAGATAAATTGGGATTCCCCGGGCAATTCCCATATACGCGTGGTGTCCACGCCAATATGTATCGGGGTAAACTTTGGACCAAACGGCAATTCTCCGGATTTGGCACGCCGGAAGAAACCAACGCCCGCTACCATTCTTTATTAAGCAAAGGACAGACTGGATTATCGGTTGCCTTTGATATGCCCACATTAATGGGCTATGATCCAGATCACCCTTGGTCTAAAGGTGAAGTGGGGAAGTGCGGTGTCAGTATTGCATCCATCAAAGATATGGAACGGCTGTTTGAAGGAATAAATTTGGGTGATATTTCTGTGTCCCAGACGATTAATGGTCCCGCTGTCATCTTATTGGCCTTTTATATTGCCGTTGCCCAAAATCAAGGAGTACCATTAGAAAATTTGCGCGGCACCCTCCAAAATGATATTCTGAAAGAATTTATTGCCCAAAAAGAATGGATATTTCCACCGGAACCATCCATGAGAGTTATTACTGATATGATGTCTTTTTGCACTGAGCATATGCCTCAGTACAATACCATTTCAATTTCTGGTTACCACATCCGGGAAGCAGGATCCACCGCCGCCCAGGAGTTGGCTTTTACACTGGCGGATGGATTTACCTATGTGGAATACGCTATAGATGCAGGCTTGGATGTTGATGCATTCGCGCCTCGCTTATCCTTCTTTTTTAATTCCCACATGGATTTCTTTGAAGAAATTGCAAAGTACCGTGCCGCCCGTCGCATTTGGGCTAAACGGATGAAAAATAAATATGGCGCCAAGAATCCGCGCTCATGGAAATTGAGATTCCATACCCAAACTGCAGGATGCTCACTTACAGCTCAACAGCCTGAGAACAATATCGCCCGAACGGGCTTTCAAGCTATGGCGGCAGTTTTAGGCGGCACCCAATCGCTTCATACAAATTCAATGGATGAAACTTTAGCATTACCCACAGAAAAATCAGCCGAGATTGCACTGCGAACCCAACAATTGATTGCTTTTGAAACTGGTGTAGCTAATGTAGCCGATCCGCTAGGGGGATCATGGTTTGTGGAATCCTTAACAGATCAAATGGAAGCAGAAGCAGAAAAATATTTTGATGAAATTGAAAACCAAGGTGGTGTAATCTCTGCTATTGAAAAGGGATACTTTCAACGGGAAATTGCCCGTGCTGCCTCTATTTACCAACAGAAAATTGATAATAAACAATTGATTCATGTGGGTGTAAATAAATTCGTAAAGAAGGATGAAGAAATTGATATTCCTTTATTGGAAATTGGTGATAAAGCTGAAACCCTTCAGTTGAAAGCTTTGGCCGATTTGAGGATTGGGAGAAATGAGAATGCTGTAAAGGTGGCACTAATCCAAATACAGGAAGCTT
This genomic window from Candidatus Neomarinimicrobiota bacterium contains:
- the nqrM gene encoding (Na+)-NQR maturation NqrM, producing MQIFFAILVIGVAVLGMSIGVIFNRKPLQGSCGGVASDCVCLTGGICDDPSQKP
- a CDS encoding sodium:proton antiporter codes for the protein MAFASGSSGTPHLDGANLSILWVIPFAGILLSIAGFPLVAPHFWHRNFGKISAFWALLLIVPFLFSAGFSVTLYELLHVGLLEYIPFIILLLALFTISGGVQLTGSLVGKPIVNTGVILIGTILASWMGTTGAAMLLIRPLIRANKDRQNKVHVIVFFIFLVANIGGSLTPLGDPPLFLGFLKGVDFFWTTSAMFVPMLFMAVCLLAIFFAFDTFLYNREESHPAPVSPEKLGIKGSLNLLLLVGVIGGVLLSGFWDPHISFDVYHVHMELQNIVRDILLLGLTVASWKMTSQTIREANEYTWFPIVEVAKLFAGIFITIIPAIAILKAGTDGALSAVINSVSNEAGPINYMYFWATGILSSFLDNAPTYLVFFNTAGGDPSLLMGDLSQTLLAISAGAVFMGANTYIGNAPNFMVKSISESSGIEMPSFFGYLFKWSMPILIPLFLLVSYIFF
- a CDS encoding cob(I)yrinic acid a,c-diamide adenosyltransferase, translated to MRISKVTTKTGDKGGTGLGDGKRVSKDHPHIVFQGDLDELNSFLGLTVTACNEKELVTELKSIQQDIFNIGGEASMPGTDMELFSKDRINILESSLEKMNKFLPPLTEFILPGGDELSARIHVVRAVCRRVERSCVTLMETGTDVKFWLIYLNRLSDYFFVLARFISQNHGEGETLWERNN
- a CDS encoding bifunctional oligoribonuclease/PAP phosphatase NrnA, yielding MLDWKSLHKTIDGVERILLSTHENPDGDGLGSACAMYHYLKSQGKDCRLIQISDLPYEYEFLNGGEIIETYRSDIHDDWISQVDLALIFDVGDYRRMRQIGDELESNKIHVVNIDHHPDLSDGRFAENFINIKAAATGEMVYDFMQAGNVPLTNEIAVGIYTGVMTDTGSFCYSNTNQKCHKIAMECIAEGVNTSAIYQSVYESSSKGRVALLGLILNKLQYNETGELAWFTIDQTMMDEAGANKKDVDGFTDFVRTIRGVEVAVMIFQNSENTCRINLRSKGKYVINEIAKAMGGGGHKLAAGAVAEGSLDEVLPKVLAETRAVLAQQNGYHE
- the ispH gene encoding 4-hydroxy-3-methylbut-2-enyl diphosphate reductase yields the protein MKIILAKDAGYCFGVRDAVNLAFDTTEKYGDVYMLGHIVHNENVVKDLDDSGAKVVDSLDDVPEGKSILFRAHGTAVDTWGEANSKDMNIVDATCPLVLEIHEEVKKLEAEGRKIIIVGDHGHDEVVGIASQVKDPIIVATPEEAEALRKTKRAGVVSQSTQTIENVQEIINIIMTKVFDLRFVNTICFPTKRNQSQIKELARQCDAMIVIGSFTSANSNRLTALAKERNERSYQVTCAEEIDPKWIEGVEAVGVSAGASTPDNIIDEVLTKIKEIGKVPEEIVYG
- the pdxS gene encoding pyridoxal 5'-phosphate synthase lyase subunit PdxS, yielding MADIGSFEVKVGLAEMLKGGVIMDVMNADQAKIAEDAGAVAVMALERIPALIRKEGGISRASDPQMIKDIQATVSIPVMAKVRIGHFVEAQILEALEVDFVDESEVLTPADEHNHIWKSDFKVPFVCGCRNLGEALRRIGEGAAMIRTKGEAGSGNIVEAVRHMRQVQSDMKKLTVMNQDELMAAAKDMGAPFELVQQVAKLGKLPVPNFAAGGIATPADASLMMQLGAETVFVGSGIFMSDDPAPRARAIVDAVTYYKDPAKLVEISTGLQAAMKGLDMAEIPKGERLQERGW
- the pdxT gene encoding pyridoxal 5'-phosphate synthase glutaminase subunit PdxT, with amino-acid sequence MIGVLALQGDYAKHIQILNMLQIPAKEIRYPSELVEIKGLVIPGGESSTMTDLMKRIGFHEPLRNFAKKYPILGTCAGLIMMSSTAPDSKVEPLNVLDVEVDRNGYGRQIHSFTKELPVQLNGTVTEVPATFIRAPKITKVNNGVEIISEYKGNPVAVKQGHHLGLSFHPELDGITIFHNYIFKKQFQKTYAA
- a CDS encoding 1-deoxy-D-xylulose-5-phosphate synthase, with protein sequence MASLFFTIIFLKNNFKKHMQLSLLPNIKSPADIKNYSMDELRQLADEVRHHTIEVVSQVGGHLAPTLGVVELTVALHKVFNTPDDKIVWDVGHQGYAHKLLTGRFDAFPTIRQYGGLSGFLKRSESEYDAFGAGHASTSISAATGIAEAQKRTGKNYRVVSVIGDGSMTGGLAFEALNNAGHLRTPMLVVLNDNEMSISPNVGAINTYLTRIVTNPLYNRIRDEIWKISGKLPFGKRTARTMLHRIEESLKSLLVPGMLFEELGFRYIGPVDGHNLDELVPTLDRIKDLKTPALLHILTKKGKGMVSTNGENGQYYSDAVKFHAVKPNGKAKEKISSPTDVEPSAPIFQNVFGALVCEVARNRDDTVCITAAMREGTGLVPFAKEFPDRYYDVGIAEGHGVTFAAGLATEGVRPIVAIYSTFLQRAFDHIVHDVAIQHLPVVFCLDRSGIAGEDGPTHHGALDISYLKCIQGMVVAAPKNGNELRHLLYTGLDYQDGPFAIRYPKGSSKEFDTNGQAELLPIGSWEVMRHGTDVVILAVGAQVYDALDAADRLSQSGVNCEIVNCRFIKPMDEGYLESIIGRFNQVVTVEEGVKTGGFGEGVLAWLSTHDFVGKTRIISLPNEFVEHGPRDILLKNCGISQNGIVDAVDVSQYHVELDK
- a CDS encoding carbon starvation protein A, with the translated sequence MSSIVLVLIGLSFLFLGYKFYSKFVGQRIFGMKDESHPMPSKEFEDGVDFVPTKKHILFGHHFTSIAGAAPIIGPCVAAYWGWLPALVWILVGTVFMGAVHDFGALVTSAKEKGRSIADIASTTISKRVRLMFLIFIILLVWLVLAVFAMAIADLFVGIPASVIPINIEIIIAIIMGFLIYKKKMDILIPSLVALALLYFFIWVGTKAPIDFTTAMPVQDAKNLWIILLFIYSAIASLLPVWTLLQPRDYINSHQLFVGLGLLFLGIFVAQPIVDAPAIRSFSEPGVPGLFPLLFVTVACGAISGFHGLVASGTSSKQLEKLSDARMVGYGGMIGEGTLALASTIAAVAGISLVTQCNLPTVGPVADLNWAVYYDSWEHASGNKATAFVLGGGALLQSLGISSEIATTLMAVLVISFAATTLDTATRIQRFILNEFGVATNIKLLTNRYIATVIAIVPAILLAFWNVSDPGTGATRQAGWLLWPIFGASNQMLAALTLMVLTLYYWQKKKPILPLLIPMLLIMALTFTALATNAIKFYGTNNILFGLTVILIGLIIWMAFEGVNKVLEIRRAP
- a CDS encoding methylmalonyl-CoA mutase family protein; translated protein: MSDQLELFNQAKQQWKEEAKSSATRDYSFETLSGESLESLYYPKNPGNGFLDKLGFPGQFPYTRGVHANMYRGKLWTKRQFSGFGTPEETNARYHSLLSKGQTGLSVAFDMPTLMGYDPDHPWSKGEVGKCGVSIASIKDMERLFEGINLGDISVSQTINGPAVILLAFYIAVAQNQGVPLENLRGTLQNDILKEFIAQKEWIFPPEPSMRVITDMMSFCTEHMPQYNTISISGYHIREAGSTAAQELAFTLADGFTYVEYAIDAGLDVDAFAPRLSFFFNSHMDFFEEIAKYRAARRIWAKRMKNKYGAKNPRSWKLRFHTQTAGCSLTAQQPENNIARTGFQAMAAVLGGTQSLHTNSMDETLALPTEKSAEIALRTQQLIAFETGVANVADPLGGSWFVESLTDQMEAEAEKYFDEIENQGGVISAIEKGYFQREIARAASIYQQKIDNKQLIHVGVNKFVKKDEEIDIPLLEIGDKAETLQLKALADLRIGRNENAVKVALIQIQEACANGDNIMPPIVEAAKIFATMGEIVVAMKSEFGEWQESAIF